Genomic DNA from Flavobacterium sp. N502540:
AAAATAAAACAATTACTATAATGAAAGATGCTGAGACATTGAGATTTTAAGAATCTAAAAAAACTTAGAACCTCAGCATCTTAGAAACTTAAAAAATCACCGGACAAAATCCTGCTTCGTCTAAATTAGTAGCCGGTAAATTATTGCAGCAATTGAAGAAATAAAGGTACTGAGGTGCTAAGACAGTAAGATTCTAAGCAACAGAACTTAGAAACATTAAAATAAAACAATTACTATAATGAAAGATGCTAAGGCATTGAGATTTTAAGAATCTAAGAAAAAACTTAGAACCTCAGCATCTCAGCAGCTTATAAACTTAAAAAAAATGCTAAACTTTGAATTATACAATCCGACAAATTTAATTTTCGGAAAAGGACAAATTGAAAAACTTTCGGCTTTAATACCCAAAGATGCCAAAATCTTACTGGCTTATGGCGGCGGAAGTATTTTTAAAAACAGAATTCACGAACAGGTGATTCAAAACTTAAAAGGTTTCGATATTGTAGAATTTGGCGGAATCGAACCCAATCCACATTTTGAAACTTTGATGAAAGCGGTTGCTGTTATTAAGGCTGAAAAAATTGACTTCATCTTAGCTGTTGGTGGTGGTTCTGTAATTGATGGTGTAAAATTCATTTCTGCAGCGGTAAATTTCGACGGAAATCCGATTGACATTTTGCAAAAACGATTACTCATTAAAGAAAATGCTATGCCTTTCGGAACTGTTTTGACTTTACCAGCAACAGGAAGCGAAATGAATTCGGGAGCGGTTGTCACTATTGAGGCAACTCAGGAAAAACTGGCTTTTGGCGGAAGTGCTCTTTTCCCTAAATTTTCAATTTGTGATCCAACTGTAATTGCTTCGTTACCAAAAAGACAATTACAAAATGGTGTTGTGGATGCTTATACACACGTAATGGAGCAATACCTGACTTATCCGCACGAAGGTTATTTACAAGACCGTATTGCTGAAGGAATTTTACAGACGTTAATTGAAGTTGGTCCAAAAGTAGTTGAAAATCCAACCGATTATGCTTTGGCTTCTAATTTTATGTGGAGCTGTACTATGGCCTTAAACGGCCTCATTCAAAAAGGAGTTCCTTCGGACTGGGCAACTCACATGATCGGCCACGAACTAACGGCTTTATACGGAATTGATCATGCCAGAACTTTGGCTATTATCGGACCTAGTTTATACCAAACGATGTTTGAGACCAAAAAAGAAAAACTTGCCCAATACGGCAGAAGAATTTTCAATTTAACAGGCTCTGACGATGAAGTGGCAAAAGAAGCAATCAATCAAACTGTAGCATTTTTTCATACTATGGGAATGGATACCAAACTTTCGCAATACACAAACGATTATAACAAAACGGCCGATTTTATTGTAAACCGATTTAATGAAAGAGGCTGGAAAGGTTTGGGTGAAAAACAACTA
This window encodes:
- a CDS encoding iron-containing alcohol dehydrogenase, translating into MLNFELYNPTNLIFGKGQIEKLSALIPKDAKILLAYGGGSIFKNRIHEQVIQNLKGFDIVEFGGIEPNPHFETLMKAVAVIKAEKIDFILAVGGGSVIDGVKFISAAVNFDGNPIDILQKRLLIKENAMPFGTVLTLPATGSEMNSGAVVTIEATQEKLAFGGSALFPKFSICDPTVIASLPKRQLQNGVVDAYTHVMEQYLTYPHEGYLQDRIAEGILQTLIEVGPKVVENPTDYALASNFMWSCTMALNGLIQKGVPSDWATHMIGHELTALYGIDHARTLAIIGPSLYQTMFETKKEKLAQYGRRIFNLTGSDDEVAKEAINQTVAFFHTMGMDTKLSQYTNDYNKTADFIVNRFNERGWKGLGEKQLITLDKVKSIVEMSY